From Psychrobacillus sp. FSL K6-2836, a single genomic window includes:
- the bcp gene encoding thioredoxin-dependent thiol peroxidase, whose protein sequence is MEKLEGMIAPNFSLKNEKGEIVSLKDFAGKKYVVLYFYPKDATPGCTTEACDFKTAFTSFTELNAVILGVSADDEKAHTKFIDKHGLPFSLLVDDTHEVSEAYGVWKLKKNFGKEYMGIERSTFLIDPTGTVVKEWNKVKVDGHVEEALLTLKSLVTEGQ, encoded by the coding sequence ATGGAAAAATTAGAAGGTATGATAGCACCAAACTTTTCATTGAAAAATGAAAAAGGAGAAATTGTTTCATTAAAAGATTTTGCAGGTAAGAAATATGTAGTTTTGTATTTTTACCCAAAGGATGCTACGCCAGGTTGTACAACAGAAGCGTGTGATTTTAAAACCGCTTTTACAAGTTTTACTGAGTTAAATGCGGTTATTCTAGGAGTTAGTGCAGATGATGAAAAGGCTCATACAAAATTTATAGACAAGCATGGTCTACCGTTTTCCCTATTAGTAGATGATACGCATGAAGTTTCCGAAGCATATGGAGTATGGAAGTTGAAAAAGAATTTTGGAAAAGAGTATATGGGTATTGAACGTTCTACTTTTTTAATCGATCCCACTGGGACGGTCGTAAAAGAATGGAATAAAGTAAAAGTTGACGGACATGTCGAAGAAGCGCTGCTAACATTAAAATCATTAGTGACTGAAGGGCAATAA
- a CDS encoding D-2-hydroxyacid dehydrogenase encodes MKILFSFLPKQEQQDELIGNFPDAEFVFQKGLNEDVLKSSQILVTYGEDLHASHLETAEQLKWIMVASAGLEKMPLEEIANRGIVVTNVRGIHKTPMAETILAHILSIKKSLQLINENQRNGVWSKRVFPTELLGSTAIILGPGAIGGEVGRILQAFGVHTIGCNSSGRLALYMDEIVSFEKLNDVLPKADIVISILPSTEQTKELITYEHLQSMKPTAIFMNFGRGDVVKEELLLRALKEEQIAYAVLDVFEKEPLAEGHPLWSMTNVIISPHVSSHSSQYVVRALQIFSRNLDAWVEQKPLENEIDLEKGY; translated from the coding sequence ATGAAAATATTGTTTTCTTTTTTACCTAAACAAGAGCAACAAGATGAATTAATAGGGAATTTCCCAGATGCAGAATTTGTATTTCAAAAAGGTCTAAATGAAGATGTATTAAAGTCATCACAAATTCTAGTTACGTATGGGGAGGACTTACATGCAAGTCATCTCGAAACTGCAGAACAGCTAAAATGGATTATGGTGGCTTCCGCTGGACTAGAAAAAATGCCGTTAGAGGAAATCGCAAACCGGGGTATTGTCGTTACCAATGTACGAGGAATTCACAAAACTCCTATGGCAGAAACGATCTTAGCACATATACTGTCTATCAAAAAGTCACTCCAGTTGATCAATGAAAATCAACGAAATGGGGTGTGGTCTAAGCGGGTATTTCCTACCGAATTACTAGGTTCAACCGCAATAATATTAGGGCCGGGTGCAATAGGTGGAGAAGTCGGTCGAATACTGCAAGCTTTTGGCGTGCATACAATTGGATGTAATAGTAGTGGACGTCTTGCTCTATATATGGACGAAATAGTTTCCTTTGAAAAATTAAATGATGTCTTGCCAAAAGCAGATATTGTTATTTCAATACTACCGAGTACGGAACAAACAAAAGAGCTAATCACATATGAGCATTTACAGTCTATGAAACCAACAGCCATCTTTATGAATTTTGGACGTGGAGATGTAGTAAAAGAAGAGCTCCTACTTCGTGCATTAAAAGAAGAGCAAATTGCATATGCTGTTCTAGATGTATTTGAGAAAGAACCACTTGCAGAAGGACATCCATTATGGAGCATGACTAATGTTATCATTTCTCCACATGTGTCTAGTCACTCTTCTCAGTATGTTGTACGAGCATTGCAAATCTTCTCCAGAAATTTAGATGCTTGGGTGGAGCAGAAGCCATTGGAAAATGAAATTGACTTGGAAAAAGGTTACTAA